CAAgcccaaagaggaggaggaagaagaaactgAGCTAATTTGTCGGATTCACCCGTTACGCCAagtcgacctttgacctttgcctcTCTACAGGGAGTCCACGAATCTAAAGGCGAGACAGACGACTACCTTCGTCTGGAGTCTCTCATTCAGAAAGTGGTCTCTCCCTACCTCGGGACTCACGGCTTGTTCTCCAGAGATGGATCCTCCAGCTTGCACTGCTCCTCCTGCCTGTTGGGTACGTGAACGAAgttctgcattaaaaaaaaaaaatctgaatgacTTAAAATCCCAAAACAATCTTTCTCTGCTTTCGTCCTCGCTTCAGAAAAGCGTCTGCAGGGCGCCGGGCCCCCCAAACAGGCCGTCTCCCTCTCCGCCAAGAgccaagtggttcgctccaagAGCTACAACATTCCCTTTCTGACTCCCCTGGCGGAGAACGACGTCGAGTCCTCGGCAGGAGGCGGTCCCGGCATCCGACGCGGTCCAGGCATCCGACGGCATCACTCCGTCTCTGAGATGACGTGCTGCTTGGAGGAGAGCGGCTCGGCTTCCGAATCCACAACCGGAACATTCAACCGCTCTCCGGCCTCGGCTGCACTTTCAGGTACGGACGCTGCTCcttctgggaggggggggggtagggttatCGCATTGAATATTCTGCGTTTAAAACTTCCGCCAGACGCCGTGACCTCCGGCAGGGGTCCCCGGCCCCCAGGAGACGACAGACCCGCAGGCCCCCACCCCCTCCGGATGCAGCATCACTCCCCCAGCATCCTCCCGGAGCCCTCCCCAGGCGGCGAGATGCACTGCACCGGCTCGCTGGCGTCCGTCTCCTCCGCGTCCTCCAGGGCGCCGGCCCAGGACACGAGCTCCGGCCCCAGCCCTCTGTCCAGCCCGGAGATCACGACGGATCACAACCCGGAGTCTCCGGACTCGGAGCCGGACGGAATCTTCCTGGACTTC
This portion of the Brachionichthys hirsutus isolate HB-005 chromosome 22, CSIRO-AGI_Bhir_v1, whole genome shotgun sequence genome encodes:
- the LOC137910637 gene encoding proline-rich protein 5-like; the protein is MEREGSLRRSLHSKLRLGGGSSSSLTDLSQGRDKGGTAGGLAEECGKDKGTQQRRAGANATWNSIHNAVVSVFQRKDLGENELYSLNEGVRQLLKTELGSFFTEYLQNQLLTKGMVILRDKIRFYEGQKLLDSLADTWDFFFCDVLSMLQAIFCPVQGKEPSVRQLALLHFRNVIALNLKLDEALSRPRARVPPSIVQMLLILQGVHESKGETDDYLRLESLIQKVVSPYLGTHGLFSRDGSSSLHCSSCLLEKRLQGAGPPKQAVSLSAKSQVVRSKSYNIPFLTPLAENDVESSAGGGPGIRRGPGIRRHHSVSEMTCCLEESGSASESTTGTFNRSPASAALSDAVTSGRGPRPPGDDRPAGPHPLRMQHHSPSILPEPSPGGEMHCTGSLASVSSASSRAPAQDTSSGPSPLSSPEITTDHNPESPDSEPDGIFLDFSRHSTGSDRQSVA